From Pseudomonas sp. G2-4:
CCGTTGGACTTGGTCGCCGCCGTCAGGCGTTTGCGCGGTCGGGTCTGGGCCAGGTCGAAGGCGAACTTGAGGATCCGGTCGACGCCTCGACGGGTAAACACCGACTCCTGGAGCACGAACTCATGCTCCGTGCCTTCGAACATCTTGCCACCCACCGAGGAGTATTCGCCCTCGGTGTTTTCGCGGATCACTACGAAGTCGATGTCCCCCGCTTCGCGCCCGGCCAGGGGGCACGGCACGCCCGGAAACAGCCGCACCGGACGAATGTTCACGTACTGGTCGAAGTCGCGGCGGAACTTGAGCAACGAGCCCCACAGGGAAATGTGATCCGGGACCTTGTCCGGCCAACCCACGGCGCCGAAGTAGATCGCGTCGAAGCCCTTGAGCTGCTCGAACCAGTCGCTGGGCATCATCTGCCCGTGCTCCAGGTAGTAATCACAGTGGGCCCAATCGAGCACTTCGATGCTCAAATCCAGTTGCCACTTTTTCGCGGCCTGCTCCAAAACCCGTAGCCCTTCAGGCAAGACTTCCTTGCCGATGCCGTCGCCGGCAATGGCGGCGATTCGAAATGGTTTGCTCATCAATCGTGGCTCCCTAGTGTCTGCTCAAACGATGGCCGCATCACAGCCCACCGATGTGGAAGGCTTTGACTTCAAGGTACTCATCCAGGCCGTATTTGCTGCCTTCGCGGCCCAGACCCGACTGCTTGATGCCACCGAAGGGCGCGACTTCCATGGAGATGAGCCCCGTGTTGAGCCCCACCATGCCGAACTCCAACGCCTCGCCAAACCGCCATGAACGCCGCAGATCCTGGGTGAAGTAATAAGCCCCCAGGCCATACGGCGTGGCGTTGGCCAGGGCCAAGGCCTCCTCTTCGGTCGTAAAGCGCATCAGCGGGGCGACGGGGCCGAAGGTTTCTTCGTTAGCCAGCAACATCCCGGCGTGGGCTTCGCCCAGTACCGTTGGCTGGACGAACTGGCTGTCGCCTTCAGGAACTCCACCACAGAGCAGACGCGCGCCCTGGCTCAACGCATCGTCGATGTGCCGGGCAACTTTGTTCACAGCAGCCTGGTTGATCAGCGGGCCGATCATCACGTCAGCCTCCAGGCCGTTGCCGACCTTAAGCTTGCCCACCTCCTCCACCAGGCGCTCGGCGAAGCGCTCGTAGATGCCGTCCTGCACCAGGATGCGGTTGGCGCAGACGCAAGTCTGGCCGGCGTTGCGAAACTTGCTGAGCATGATGCCCGTGACGGCCTGCTCCAGGTCCGCGTCGTCGAACACAATGAACGGCGCGTTGCCCCCCAGTTCCAGGCTCAAGCGCTTGATGTGTTCGGCGCTCTGGCGCATCAGCAGCCGCCCGACCGCCGTCGAACCGGTAAAGGAAATCTTGCGCACCGTCGGGTTGCCGGTCAGCTCTTCGCCGATGCCGGCGGGCAAGCCGGTCACCACGTTGAACACTCCAGCGGGAATCCCGACTCGCTCGGCCAGCACGGCCAGCGCCAAGGCCGACAAAGGCGTCAGGTCCGAAGGTTTGACGATCACCGGGCAACCCGCTGCCAAGGCCGGTGCGCACTTTCGGGTGATCATCGCATTGGGGAAGTTCCACGGCGTGATCGCGGCGCAGACGCCCACCGGCTGCTTGAGCGTGAGCAGGCGTCGGTCGCCGCTCGGGGCCGGAATGGTTTCGCCATAGACCCGGCGGGCTTCTTCGGCAAACCATTTGGCAAAGCCCGCCCCATAGCGAATTTCGCCTTTGGCTTCATTCAGCGGCTTGCCCTGTTCACGGGTCATGATCAGCGCCAGGTCGTCGAGGTTGTCGATCATGGCGTGATACCAACGCTCCAGCAGCGCCGCCCGCTCCGCCGCTGGGCGCGCACGCCAGGCCGGCCAGGCGCGCTCGGCGGCCTCGATCGCGCGGCGGGTTTCCACGCCTTGCATGGCCGGCACCCGGGCGAGTACCTGGCCGGTGGCGGGGTCGATGACGTCAAGGGTGGCCGCGTTTTCGGCGCCGATCCACTGACCGTCGACGTAAGCGAGTTCTGCCAACAGGCTGGAGTCTTTCAATTGATTCTTGAGCATGGTCGCGTCCTGTTCCGAGGTATTTCCAGTCTAAGGAGATGCCACGGGGCAGGATGCTGAAAGTGCGGTTTGGGCAGTGTTGGATGCTGAAGTTTTGTGCTGGGACGGCAGGCTCTACCGAGAAGGATTCAGGCTAAACACAGCACCCTGTGGGAGCGAGCTTGCTCGCGATGGCGTCGGCCCATTCAACATGGATGCAAGCTGATCCACCGCTATCGCGAGCAAGCTCGCTCCCACAGGGGACCTGTGTTGGCGGGACATTTGGCTACCGTTTCAACGACCCCAACAGCCCTTCCAAAAACCGCTCCCCCGCGTCCATCTGGCTGATCTCGATGAACTCGTCAGGCTTGTGCGC
This genomic window contains:
- a CDS encoding tartrate dehydrogenase — translated: MSKPFRIAAIAGDGIGKEVLPEGLRVLEQAAKKWQLDLSIEVLDWAHCDYYLEHGQMMPSDWFEQLKGFDAIYFGAVGWPDKVPDHISLWGSLLKFRRDFDQYVNIRPVRLFPGVPCPLAGREAGDIDFVVIRENTEGEYSSVGGKMFEGTEHEFVLQESVFTRRGVDRILKFAFDLAQTRPRKRLTAATKSNGISISMPYWDERTALMAEQYPDVTWDKQHIDILCARFVLQPDRFDVVVASNLFGDILSDLGPACAGTIGIAPSANLDPQRRFPSLFEPVHGSAPDIYGRNIANPIAMIWSGALMLDFLGNGDERYRAAHDGILQAIEQVIANGPITPDLGGQGSTQDVGKAIAAAL
- a CDS encoding NAD-dependent succinate-semialdehyde dehydrogenase, translated to MLKNQLKDSSLLAELAYVDGQWIGAENAATLDVIDPATGQVLARVPAMQGVETRRAIEAAERAWPAWRARPAAERAALLERWYHAMIDNLDDLALIMTREQGKPLNEAKGEIRYGAGFAKWFAEEARRVYGETIPAPSGDRRLLTLKQPVGVCAAITPWNFPNAMITRKCAPALAAGCPVIVKPSDLTPLSALALAVLAERVGIPAGVFNVVTGLPAGIGEELTGNPTVRKISFTGSTAVGRLLMRQSAEHIKRLSLELGGNAPFIVFDDADLEQAVTGIMLSKFRNAGQTCVCANRILVQDGIYERFAERLVEEVGKLKVGNGLEADVMIGPLINQAAVNKVARHIDDALSQGARLLCGGVPEGDSQFVQPTVLGEAHAGMLLANEETFGPVAPLMRFTTEEEALALANATPYGLGAYYFTQDLRRSWRFGEALEFGMVGLNTGLISMEVAPFGGIKQSGLGREGSKYGLDEYLEVKAFHIGGL